The Hypomesus transpacificus isolate Combined female chromosome 3, fHypTra1, whole genome shotgun sequence genome has a window encoding:
- the LOC124489151 gene encoding neurexin-3a-like, with protein sequence MDPLGLYVRLQLFLSTMLGLCLGLEFTGTQGQWARYLRWDASTRGDLSFQFKTEASTALLLYFDDGGYCDFLQLMVVEGKLQLRFSIDCAETSVVSDKRVNDSSWHFATLSRFNLRTVLGLDGAAKADEVRPQRQFMKIVSDLFIGGVPLDIRTSALTLPTVRNAPPFVGVITDLKYGNTEPTLLSSLKVRLESDGRCTENLCENGGSCSVVDGEPLCDCSKTEYKGRFCNEDVSNNIQGTLEMLNTVQ encoded by the exons ATGGATCCTCTAGGTTTGTATGTGCGTCTGCAGCTGTTCCTCAGTACAATGCTAGGGCTGTGTCTGGGCCTGGAGTTCACTGGAACTCAAGGCCAGTGGGCGCGCTACCTCCGCTGGGACGCTAGCACACGTGGCGACCTCAGCTTCCAGTTCAAGACCGAGGCGTCCACCGCGCTTCTGCTCTACTTTGATGACGGGGGCTACTGCGACTTCCTGCAGCTGATGGTGGTGGAGGGCAAGCTGCAGCTGCGCTTCAGCATCGACTGCGCTGAGACCAGTGTGGTCTCTGACAAACGGGTCAACGACAGCAGCTGGCACTTCGCCACTCTGAGCCGCTTCAACCTGCGGACGGTTCTGGGGCTGGATGGCGCGGCCAAGGCTGACGAGGTGCGGCCCCAGCGCCAGTTCATGAAGATCGTGAGCGATCTGTTCATAGGCGGAGTTCCGCTGGACATCCGCACGTCAGCGCTCACCCTGCCAACGGTTCGCAACGCACCGCCGTTCGTCGGGGTTATTACGGATCTCAAGTACGGCAACACGGAACCCACTCTCCTCAGCAGTCTGAAGGTCCGGCTGGAGTCGGACGGGAGGTGCACGGAGAACCTGTGCGAGAATGGTGGGAGCTGTTCCGTGGTGGACGGAGAACCACTCTGCGATTGTTCCAAAACGGAATACAAGGGCCGCTTCTGCAACGAAG ACGTCAGCAACAATATCCAAG GGACCCTGGAGATGCTGAACACAGTACAGTGA